The Mycolicibacterium aurum genome segment ACGGCAGATCGCCGACATCGCCGCCTCCGGCGCATCCCTGGTCCTCGGCCCGCGGGCCGTGCTGACCCCCCTGGCCCGCGAACGCGCCCGCGCGCTGGGCGTCACCATCCACAAGGAGCGAACATGATCCGTGGCACGGTCACCGGTCAGGTCTGGTCGACCCGACGCATCGACGGCATCCCGGCCGGGGCCTTCCTCGAAGTCGAGGTGGACGGTTCCGGTTCCCGGTTGATCGCGTTCGACGTACTGGGCAGCGGCGTCGGCGAACACGTCCTCGTCACCCAGGGCTCGGTGGCGGCCGGATGGTTCACCGGGACCCCGCCTCCGGTCGATGCATTGATCATCGGCTCCATCGATCCCGCCGGTTAGCCGTCCGGTTACCGGCCCCACCCGTCAGATAGTCCGACACAAAGGAGAGAAACCATGGCCAGCAACGCGATCGGAATGATCGAGACCAAGGGTTACGTCGCCGCTCTCGCAGCCGCCGACGCAATGGTCAAGGCCGCCAACGTGACGATCACCGACCGCCAGCAGGTGGGCGACGGCCTGGTGGCCGTCATCGTCACCGGCGAGGTCGGAGCCGTCAAGGCGGCCACCGAAGCAGGCGCCGAAACCGCCTCGCAGGTAGGTGAACTCATCAGCGTGCACGTCATCCCGCGCCCGCACAACGAACTCGGCGCGCACTTCTCCGTCGCCGCCCAGTAGTCTCGGCCAGTGGCTCTTTCCGAGGCGCCGTCCTCCACTCCGACACGGACCGACATCCGCGTCTACCTCCTTGTCGAGGATCTGCAGCAGCAGTTCGCCGCCTACCTCGGTACGCCGACCCGGGCGCGCGGTTACCCGCCGTACGCCGGTGAGCACGCACTCATCGTCGAGGTGTCGCCTGCGCTGGCGATCGAACGGGTCATCGACCTCGCGCTCCGCGAGGTGCCGGGGATCCAGCCGGGAATCCTCTACGTGGAGCGGCAGTTCGGCGTGCTGGAGATCCACTCGG includes the following:
- a CDS encoding EutN/CcmL family microcompartment protein — protein: MIRGTVTGQVWSTRRIDGIPAGAFLEVEVDGSGSRLIAFDVLGSGVGEHVLVTQGSVAAGWFTGTPPPVDALIIGSIDPAG
- a CDS encoding BMC domain-containing protein produces the protein MASNAIGMIETKGYVAALAAADAMVKAANVTITDRQQVGDGLVAVIVTGEVGAVKAATEAGAETASQVGELISVHVIPRPHNELGAHFSVAAQ